ttcaaaatataattttagaAATTGACTTTAAGAACACTATGGTGGTGTAGCTATACAAAGGATGGAGGAAGCCTGCCCCATCAGAGGATGCTCTCACTAACCTGCCACCCACATCACGTATGCTGTCGGCAGATGTGTCAGCTTGAAGGGAACAGGGTGCACCAGGCAGGTTGTGTAACTACGGGGGAATTGAACGCCTCATGAGAGGAATAGTGGCCCATCTATCATTGTACCTGTTATCACTCGGAGCCCTACAAGGTGCTGGGGATGTTTAAATGAAGGAAACGGGAATCCCCCTCTATTATCACCTCACCTCGCTGATGGGAGAACCTGCAGCCGCTGCACCTCATCGCACCATCATTTATATATGAGGCTTCTAGTGTGAAACACGATCGCCACGTGTTTTGTATTTAGCTGGCCCGGCTTAAAGCTAGCGTGCGCCTCTTTATCTCATACTGTGCTGTTGCTATTTATCCTGCTGCCAGTGCTGACAATAGCACCATTAGTCATCAGCAGCAATGGGAGTGGGGCTTTGGCAGCACATATTACACACAGGCAACTGCCTAATATTGTTTctccttaacacacacacacacacacacacaaaataacctTTTGGATGTAAATGTGTAGTGTGTGTTCAGGAAGGTAAATCTAAGCTTGTTGTGGTTTTTACCTTTTCCACGTCCTCTAAATCGATGAGAAAATGACCAAAGATTCACTGTTTCATATacaatttatttcatttgataaAGCCATACACTTAAGTGTGAGACCAAACATTCTAGAAGAAATTTacattttccctcttttctttttttctaactGATCTCTTCTTTACAAAACATCAAATCAtcgttgaaaaaaaaaaaaacaatcccaCTGGTCACTACTGCCCCCTCCCCGTCACAGGGACTGCCATCAATAACAGGAGTGCTGTAGTTCCTGTGATGGAGCAGAGAAGTAAAGCCCTGCATGGCCTTGAGACACACTATATTTTTGAGGCAGTATGGACAGCcaatttcagtgtttcacaaacaacattttcctCTTCTCGCCGTCACTGCTCAAGGCTGTATCCAGTATGTTATCCACATGCACTTTGTCCCATTTCATCCCTTCAGAGTGCTTTTCACAAGCGTCTAAGCAAAGAGATTATCATCGAGTTACAAAATTGGCAGAAGTAAAACGACCTCTCAAATCTTTTCAGACCCGAGTCCCAAACTGCACGAAATGAATCACACATTCAAGCTCAtttaaaacacagtaaacactCATGTTTGCGGccctgcacatacagtacagtagtttAAGAAACACCGCTTAAGTACTAAGATACATAAGGGGAACCCCTTTCTGAGCAGCTATGAAGAGAATATGTCATTCATCTGTCTGTACAGCACTTCTGGAGAGCAGTAAAGCAACTGAAAACTGCTTTGAAAGACGAAATATTTAATGGGACTTTTAAAGTAAacttttcaaagtgtttttaaattaaccaaatacataaatgagtttaaaagaaaaatccttAAGTATCACTGTCTTTGTGTATGGTTGGTTGAAAAAGTTTTTTAAGAAAATGACTGAACATGCACTCACTTCATATTATACAGTCATATATACAGAGTGGATTAGAGGCTTGTAGTGGAGAGGATTGaggctttttaaatgattgataaACATTAGACCAGAGCATCGGAGGAATAAGGGGAATAAGCTGGGATAGGAATACAGCACTGCTCTTCCccaaaacatcacatttcttcTATTGATTTTTTGTCACAAAGTGGATTCAGAGGCACAACATGTCAGATTTTTAAATTTAGTGGCACagattttgatcttttcatggCTTTACAAACAGATGCGCTCCATGTGGaacaacacaattgatttctcTCAGTCTCAACAGCCATGAATGGACTGAACCTTCACAAGTGGTGAACAAAAATCACTTGTTTCTGTTGGGCTGCAAATTCATAAACTCAACATTGCTGTGGGGGAAATACAGCCTGTGATGTGCTTTGTTTGAACTGTgcacaaatatattaaaaaatccCACACTGCCACTGTATTTACTCCAACGAAAATGAATTGAGGCGGTATCTGTCCTTGATGAGCACTGCTGCTGTGGGACCTTGATGAGTTTCTGCTGAAGAAAGCATGTTTCTTTCCCCCTGCGAGtaaacacagaataaatagcTTAAGAAATCAGGTGCATACAGATTTGGCACCATATTCATGTCCATTATTTACCACACATAAAGATGCAGCTGAAGCAAGAGCTCTACGTAAAAAGCGAAGAAATCAGACTCGACAAGATTTCCAGGGAACAATTACTGGCTAGTTAGTTTAATTCAGTGCACCCTCAgaataaaagcaacatttttcttttactgggCAGAGACCCAGTTACAAAAGTTACAACTTAGTTCTGAGGGTGCACCAAATGAGAGAGTAAGGCAGTGGAATAAGTATGAGCCTGAAAGCAGGGTTGTGTCATTTACAGTATTGAAAGTACAAGAGTGGAACAGAGCATGGATTAATagtaagtcttttttttttgaggcCAGAAACAGATGAGCTGTTTAGATCTACACATCATGAAGCCAGGCTCTACAGACAGTGAAGCAGTCCAACCCAGACCCATGCACAGCAAGAAAAAGCTACACTCCCCAGCACAGTTTACAGCACTGCTCTGAACAAGCCATACTGTACATCTCTAAGGATTCTGGATTTGTGCACACGCTTGCACTGTGTAGGAAGAATAGCTTTTTATGCAGTGACACACATCATGTTATGCAATCCTTGTGTAATCTATTACTCGGGTGTGAAGAGCCGACATCTACAGCGTGCAGCTTGGCTCGTTGGTGCAGTCATTGTGGCTGTGGTTACTGTCCACGTCCCTCTTCCTCAGCTCTCTGCCCGCCTTGTGCTGCTGACCGCTGCCACTGTGGCTGTGGCCGTGGTGGTCTGGCGGTGAAGGCCGCTTGCCGTGCTCCTGGTGGTGCCCGTGATTCTGGTGATGGCCGTGTTCTTTGGCGCCACCGTGGTGCTCGTCCCCGTTGACGAATGCCTCCCCTCCCTTGGTATCGTCCAGGGCCTCGAAGTTGTCGTTGTGCTTACCGTTGATGATGTCGCTCTCTTGCACCACCTGCAGGTAGGCTCTGACGCGGTGGTGGCGGGAGCCCACGTCGTCGCTGAAGTCTATGACGCGGCACTCGTAGGTGCCCTCGTCCGACGGCTTGACCCGGGAGAGACGGAGTTTATGGGAGATGTTGCTTCCAACGACCTTCACAACCTGCCAGAGGTAGAcggaataaaagagaaaaaattaaaatgatgttgagactaaaaaataaatcatatttaatgcAAGCCTGAGTAACTTTTGCTGAATAGCCACACACGTGGCAATTACGGGATAATGATTAGCTTAATGCTAAAATGTAATGCAACTAGCACAACGGAAGtatttaaagtgaaaacatcagTTACAGAGCGATATCTATCTAAAGCTATCTGAGTGCAGGGGTTTATTTTATTGGTCACTTTTCATGTGGAAGGAGGAACAACTCGTGTCCCTTTTAAAAGTTAATGTACTCTCGCTACAAGCTACAACCTTGAAAGGGTGTATTGCTATCAGAAACATGTGAATTTCCCCTAGCAGAAGGCATGTAGGTACTTTAAATGTTGGTGCAAAATAGTGGTGGAACAAAATCATTTATTGCAAGAAGATCATATTTTCCTAAAACACAGATTATAATTTGTCATCAGGTCTACTTCCTCTACGGTCAACATGCCCGAATCTAACAACTGCTAGTGCTTCAACAAACATGGCAGACAACGAGCACTGCAGGAAAATCTCTCATACTCATACTAACCATTGAATCATCATCATGATTCGTCCCCCCAGTGTCATATCAACATTGGTTTGACATGTAAATGTTGGGCTGTTACTTGTAACTTAGAATGTATAAGAGCCGGCCCTGGGAATAAGCTAAGGGCACCATCCATCTATAGGCGTAGCACAAATGAGTGAGGAGAAaagattcaaaatgtattttataaataaatgttttaactaatactgttttaatgttatttcgCAGAGTGTTACTAGATTACTTTAGACGGCAGTAACGTTTGCTAATTTAATAAATAGCTAGAGTTAACGTCATTTGCTTCCCCCTTAAATTCAGTAGGGAAAATTGGAAAGACCTTTAAACCTACAACATAATAtgaaaaaggacatttttcttcttaattTGCTGCACAGTCTGACGTACATTTTGAATGCATCATCATCTAGTAAGCCAACGTTAACCCTACTTgttatagtaaaataaaatgcttttccTATTCTATCCCCTTTTGTAAGCCTTTGTATTTTCATGATTGATTTGTCTCACTGTATATGTATCACAAAAAGCATGCATCATGTGAGAGAAGCGATGCAGCATCAGGTTCTTTTGTCACTTGTTTATTTCtgtactgtttttattttatgtttgttttcgTTTTGACATAAAGCGCTGCAGTTTCTCTGTGAGTGTATGAATACAACGACCACAATGGCCGGCTTTGGTATAATGGCATCACTAATGGATTCCTCAGgaaatcttttccttttttttagcTGGCTTTATCTCTTTCTAATGGtcattttgcttctttttttttcatttcttctttatGCCTTTTCTTCACAATGTCCTTCTGTCATTTACTGTGTTCATCCCCGTCTGGCTATCAGCTTATCTCTGCCAGCCTGTGTCTCACAGTCTTTGCCATTTGTTGAATATGTAGCTGAAGATGATCCTCCAATAGGAAATACCTGCAGCATCACAGCAGATGCACAAAACCTAATAAAAAGCCTATTACCACATAACACTAAAACACTTATTGATACTATCTCACAGATGCTTAGTCTGTCGAGCTGTCTGGCAATGATACTGGGTGACCTCAGGCCCGCTCGCAATAACCGTGCAAATTTGCAGGAATCCTGAAGTTGAATTGAAGTCTTTTTGAGGACCCATTCAATAAATTTGAAGACCTTGCCACTTCGAGTTAAATAAGCGACACACTTACATTTActatacatttattgttatatagGACAACTAAACAGTTTgtgataaaatgtcataaaaaattGTCATTGAGTAGAAtgccattaaaaataattaaggTAATAAATCATAAGAAATGTCacaaaagaagtcatagtatgcGATAAAAATGTCATTCTATAATATGTCACAAATCTCAAATGTCACAAAAGCAAcatatatagtatgtcataaaaacacCCGTCTCTTAGTCGTGCTTTTATATCCTGTTCCTTGAGGTTTTACCCTGATGTCACAGCgtagtcatagtgtagtataacataaaaaatgtaacaatatagtatgtcatgaaacatttatgaaagagTAATTGTATGGTATGCCATTAAAAAGTCATAGCAtggtatttaataaaaaatgtcatagagcagtatgccataaaaatttaacaaaagaaatccAAGTTAATTTCACAAAAATGTCAGTATAGTATATTGATAAAGTCAAAAAAATAATActatagtatgtcaaaaaaatatcacagtatagtatgtcgagaaaaagtcaaagtatagaatgtcaaaaataaattcaacaaaaatgtcagtatagtatgccataaaaaagccatgtaaaaagtcatagtatagtatggggcggctgtggctcaggagatAGAGTTGTCGTCCACAGGTTggaaggttggtggttcgatgcagtcagcatgtcaaagtgtccttgggcaagatactgaagcCCTAATTGCTCCTGATGGCCAACGGTTAACTTGTCATTTTCTTCCTGTGATTATTGTGACTTTTCCTCATTTAGGGTCATGAACTGGACATGGGGATGTCTGAACACTTAGATGTGTTGTGGATTGTCTGTGCAGAGTGTGTATACAAAGACACTTTGATGTGGGTAGGTAGCTGTTCAGACCCAAAGAAAACATGTCTCtttgatgcactttattttgattacatttgtttacatattgactGGCTCTGAACACCCATTTagaaccaggtgtgtgtgtgaattaggaGGAGgagttatacagtatatctcaaaagtgagtacaccctttagatttttgcaaatattctgttatatcctttcaggggataacattatcctactgaaactttgatataacttaaagtagtcagtgtgctgcttgaataacagtatagatttattgtcctttgaaaattactcagtacacagctgttaatgtctaaacagctggcaacaaaagtgagtacaccccatagtgaacatgtctaaattgtgcccaaagtgtcaatattttgtgtgaccaccattgttatctagcactgctttaaccctcctgggcatggaattcaccagagctgcacaggttgcttctggaatcttcttccactcctccacgacgacatcacggagcgcacggatgttggacaccttgcactcctccaccttcctcttgaggatgccccacatgtgctcaattgggtttaggtctggagacatacttggccagtccatcaccttaaccttcagcttcttcagcaaggccgttgtcatcttggaggtgtgtttagggtcattatcatgttggaaaactgccctacggcccagtttccgaagagaggggatcatgctctgctgcaggatgtcacagtatatattggaattcatgtgtccctcaatgaaatgcagctccccagtgccggcagcactcatgcaggaAGAGGTTTTAGAGACCGAGGACAATACTATTGACGATCCAGATTATGAATTTTCCTATGATCAA
This window of the Cottoperca gobio chromosome 7, fCotGob3.1, whole genome shotgun sequence genome carries:
- the vstm2la gene encoding V-set and transmembrane domain-containing protein 2-like protein, coding for MGAFRVLLGSLHYMGLYMQLSVSTRQAGHGEVENHISGNAMFTDVPHDMTAQSGQDVEMACSFRGAGTPSYSLEIQWWYIRNHPEWTDRQPWTTNEVAPEEEMPKDATKISVVKVVGSNISHKLRLSRVKPSDEGTYECRVIDFSDDVGSRHHRVRAYLQVVQESDIINGKHNDNFEALDDTKGGEAFVNGDEHHGGAKEHGHHQNHGHHQEHGKRPSPPDHHGHSHSGSGQQHKAGRELRKRDVDSNHSHNDCTNEPSCTL